The following coding sequences are from one Ammospiza nelsoni isolate bAmmNel1 chromosome 5, bAmmNel1.pri, whole genome shotgun sequence window:
- the IL22 gene encoding interleukin-22: protein MASLHTSASSFPGWLLFCCCCCLPLLTISLPLKGAPGAHHACRLRKIHFQQPYIRNRTYTLAKTASASDKDTDNRLIGQQLFANIRENNRCYVMKKVVELIVKDVLLTEVKSQYPYVEEVAQFLASLTSELSSCQFSGKRDHIEKNLEQMKNKMEQLGENGKTKAIGELDLLFDYMENACTDAPKKGGNKKKN, encoded by the exons ATGGCCTCCCTGCACACCTCggccagcagcttcccaggatggcttctcttctgctgctgttgctgcctcCCTCTTCTCACCATCTCTCTGCCTCTGAAAGGGGCTCCCGGTGCCCATCATGCCTGCAGGCTCAGGAAGATCCACTTCCAGCAGCCCTACATCAGGAATCGCACCTACACCTTGGCCAAAACG GCCAGCGCCTCAGACAAGGACACGGACAACAGATTGATTGGGCAGCAGCTCTTTGCTAACATCAGG GAAAACAACCGCTGCTACGTGATGAAGAAGGTTGTGGAGCTCATAGTAAAAGATGTTCTCCTCACTGAAGTCAAGAGCCAGTACCCTTATGTTGAGGAGGTGGCACAGTTCTTGGCATCCCTgacctcagagctcagcagctgt cAATTCTCAGGAAAGAGAGACCACATTGAAAAGAACCTGGAACAAATGAAGAACAAAATGGAACAG TtgggagaaaatggaaagactAAAGCCATTGGAGAGCTGGATTTACTGTTTGACTACATGGAAAATGCCTGTACTGATGCCCCAAAGAAGGGAgggaacaagaagaaaaattga